In one Alnus glutinosa chromosome 14, dhAlnGlut1.1, whole genome shotgun sequence genomic region, the following are encoded:
- the LOC133856739 gene encoding chitinase 2-like, which translates to MHMPTRMINLHLCLLPIALITFILLRICDGKVMMEYIGATGVPITFDRVPVEDGIDFHFILSFAIDADPSGKPQNGTFSPYWADTLTPASVAAIKARHPNVKALASLSGWSLGQKVLRWYDPVDPQLWISNAFSSLRSIVTKYHLDGIDIDYENFPKHNSSSTFAYCMGELIATLKNQSVISIATIAPFYATTIPYIQLFNGYGNAIDHVNYQFYTDKVSTPKGYLETFRVRARQFDRDKLLPSYEVNGKGIQGDPFFEALDLLKENGFEVNGVMIFSADASSSNNFYYERKSQAFLLNSTSVR; encoded by the exons ATGCATATGCCAACAAGGATGATCAACCTTCATCTCTGTCTCCTCCCTATTGCTCTAATCACCTTCATCTTACTACGAATTTGTG ATGGGAAGGTGATGATGGAGTACATCGGAGCCACTGGCGTTCCCATCACATTTGATCGTGTTCCGGTTGAAGATGGCATCGACTTCCATTTCATACTTAGCTTTGCAATCGATGCAGACCCATCGGGGAAGCCCCAGAATGGCACATTCTCACCATATTGGGCTGATACATTAACCCCAGCCTCCGTTGCAGCCATCAAGGCACGCCACCCCAATGTAAAAGCCTTAGCTAGCCTCTCCGGCTGGAGCCTCGGCCAAAAAGTTCTTCGTTG gtACGATCCGGTAGACCCTCAGCTTTGGATATCTAATGCATTCTCATCCCTCCGATCCATAGTGACCAAATACCATCTTGATGGCATCGACATTGACTATGAAAATTTCCCAAAACACAACTCAAGTAGCACTTTTGCTTACTGCATGGGCGAGCTGATTGCCACGTTGAAGAACCAAAGCGTAATTTCCATAGCTACCATTGCACCCTTTTATGCCACTACAATACCCTATATCCAGCTCTTCAATGGCTATGGAAATGCCATTGACCATGTTAACTACCAATTCTACACCGACAAGGTTTCCACTCCAAAGGGATACTTGGAAACCTTTAGGGTTCGTGCTAGGCAATTTGATAGGGATAAATTGCTGCCTAGCTACGAAGTCAATGGAAAAGGAATTCAAGGGGATCCATTCTTTGAAGCCTTGGATCTTTTGAAGGAAAACGGATTTGAAGTTAATGGGGTGATGATCTTCTCAGCTGATGCTTCCTCTTCCAATAACTTTTACTATGAGAGGAAATCACAAGCTTTCTTGCTCAACTCTACTAGTGTCCGATGA
- the LOC133856873 gene encoding probable indole-3-pyruvate monooxygenase YUCCA10 translates to METTVVIVGAGPSGLATSACLSRHSIPYVVLEREDCYASLWKKRTYDRCGLHLAKEFCSLPFMPHPPETSTFLSKDDFLQYIDNYVSRFDINPRYFRSVRSAFYDKDEKKWRVEAKNSIEGKVEVYVADFLVVASGENSEGYIPDLPGLDSFGGKSLHSNHYRSGLKYQNKDVLVVGCGNSGMEIAYDLSIFYAKPCIVVRNPFHVLTKESVARGMYLLKYLPVHLVDALVLMHAKFIYGDLSKYGIHRPKIGPFTQKALTGRSPVIDVGTVKKIQEGEIKVVPEISSIKKDKVVFKDGTERKFDAIVFATGYRSSANHWLKDYVYALNDEGMPKNNFPAHWKGENGLYCAGLSRRGLFGIAMDAQAIANDVQKVLSGRN, encoded by the exons ATGGAGACAACAGTAGTGATAGTAGGAGCCGGGCCTTCTGGCCTTGCAACCTCGGCTTGCCTGTCCCGCCATTCCATCCCCTATGTTGTCCTTGAAAGAGAAGATTGTTACGCTTCTCTTTGGAAGAAAAGAACCTATGACCGATGTGGTCTCCATTTGGCTAAAGAATTTTGTTCCTTACCGTTTATGCCACACCCACCCGAAACATCGACTTTTCTCTCCAAAGATGATTTTCTTCAATACATAGATAATTATGTCTCCCGTTTTGATATCAATCCTCGATATTTCCGCTCTGTTCGTTCCGCTTTCTACGACAAAGATGAAAAGAAATGGCGGGTTGAAGCCAAAAACTCCATAGAAGGAAAGGTGGAAGTTTATGTTGCGGATTTCTTAGTTGTCGCGTCTGGGGAGAATAGTGAGGGTTATATTCCTGATCTGCCAGGGTTGGATAGCTTTGGGGGAAAGAGTCTGCATTCTAACCATTACAGATCGggtttaaaatatcaaaacaagGATGTTTTGGTTGTTGGATGTGGAAATTCTGGAATGGAGATTGCTTATGATCTCTCAATCTTTTACGCTAAACCCTGCATTGTTGTTAGAAATCCG TTTCATGTGCTCACCAAAGAGTCTGTTGCTCGAGGAATGTATTTACTGAAATATCTCCCAGTTCATCTGGTGGATGCTCTGGTCTTAATGCATGCTAAATTCATATATGGAGATCTATCGAAATATGGGATTCATCGACCAAAAATAGGCCCATTCACTCAAAAAGCTTTAACAGGAAGATCTCCTGTCATCGACGTTGGCACTGTCAAAAAGATCCAAGAAGGAGAAATAAAG GTTGTCCCAGAGATATCGAGTATTAAGAAAGACAAAGTGGTTTTCAAGGATGGCACTGAGAGAAAGTTTGATGCGATTGTGTTCGCCACTGGTTATCGAAGCTCAGCTAATCACTGGCTTAAG GATTATGTATACGCTCTTAATGATGAAGGAATGCCAAAAAACAATTTCCCTGCTCATTGGAAGGGAGAGAATGGCCTATATTGTGCTGGATTGTCAAGGAGAGGACTCTTTGGGATTGCGATGGATGCACAGGCCATAGCCAACGATGTTCAAAAGGTTTTAAGCGGCAGAAATTAA